A single window of Vibrio sp. SCSIO 43137 DNA harbors:
- the rpsR gene encoding 30S ribosomal protein S18, with protein MARFFRRRKFCRFTAEGVQEIDYKDVATLKNYITEAGKIVPSRITGTSAKYQRQLARAIKRARYLALLPYTDKHQ; from the coding sequence ATGGCTCGTTTCTTCCGTCGTCGTAAATTCTGCCGTTTCACTGCAGAAGGCGTACAAGAGATTGATTACAAAGACGTAGCAACTCTTAAAAACTACATCACAGAAGCTGGTAAAATCGTACCTAGCCGTATCACTGGTACAAGCGCTAAATATCAGCGTCAACTAGCTCGCGCTATCAAGCGTGCTCGTTACCTAGCACTACTGCCTTACACTGATAAGCATCAGTAA
- a CDS encoding replicative DNA helicase: MAEVQNKSKNDAQIDAIKVPPHSLEAEQSVIGGLLLDNERWDTVAEKVVAKDFYSRPHRHIFEAVKSILENSEPLDLITLSEFLEQREQLEDVGGFAYLADLAKNTPTAANINAYAEIVAERALVRNLIGVANEIADAGYDPQGRTSEDLLDLAETKVFAIAEERTSENEGPQSVDSILEKTLERIEILYKSPQDGVTGLDTGFSDLNKKTAGLQGSDLVIVAARPSMGKTTFAMNLCENAAMAQDKPVLIFSLEMPSEQLMMRMLASLSRVDQTKIRTGQLDDEDWARISSTMGILMEKKNMMIDDSSGLTPTELRSRARRVAREHGGISMIMVDYLQLMRVPSLSDNRTLEIAEISRSLKALAKELNVPVVALSQLNRSLEQRADKRPVNSDLRESGSIEQDADLIMFIYRDEVYHPDSTLKGIAEIIIGKQRNGPIGSVRLTFQGQFSRFDNYAGPAFDDE, from the coding sequence ATGGCCGAAGTGCAAAACAAATCAAAAAATGATGCTCAGATTGATGCTATCAAGGTTCCTCCGCATTCACTGGAAGCGGAGCAGTCAGTTATTGGTGGTTTGTTATTGGACAACGAGCGCTGGGATACGGTTGCTGAAAAGGTGGTCGCCAAAGACTTTTACAGCCGGCCTCACCGCCATATTTTTGAAGCGGTAAAATCCATTCTGGAGAACAGTGAACCGCTGGATTTGATTACTCTGTCAGAGTTTCTCGAGCAAAGAGAACAGCTTGAAGATGTTGGTGGCTTTGCTTATCTGGCGGATTTAGCTAAGAACACACCAACGGCTGCCAACATTAACGCTTATGCTGAAATTGTTGCAGAGCGGGCACTGGTCCGCAACCTGATTGGCGTTGCAAATGAAATTGCTGATGCCGGTTATGATCCTCAGGGCAGAACCTCGGAAGATCTTCTTGATCTGGCAGAAACAAAAGTTTTTGCCATTGCTGAAGAGCGAACCAGTGAAAATGAAGGCCCGCAAAGTGTTGATTCGATTCTGGAGAAAACCCTTGAGCGGATTGAAATCCTGTATAAGTCGCCTCAGGATGGTGTAACAGGACTGGATACAGGCTTCTCTGATCTGAATAAGAAGACGGCCGGTTTGCAAGGCTCGGATCTGGTTATTGTTGCTGCCCGTCCTTCCATGGGTAAAACCACCTTTGCCATGAACTTGTGTGAAAATGCTGCCATGGCGCAGGATAAGCCGGTGCTTATTTTCTCACTTGAGATGCCCTCGGAACAGCTGATGATGCGTATGCTGGCATCCTTGTCGCGGGTTGATCAAACCAAGATCCGTACCGGTCAGCTGGATGATGAAGACTGGGCCCGAATCTCTTCTACCATGGGTATTCTCATGGAGAAGAAGAACATGATGATAGACGACAGTTCCGGCCTTACTCCGACAGAATTGCGCTCAAGGGCAAGACGTGTGGCCCGTGAACACGGTGGTATCAGCATGATCATGGTCGACTACCTTCAGCTAATGAGGGTTCCGTCGCTGTCTGATAACCGTACGCTGGAAATTGCCGAGATATCCCGCTCCCTTAAAGCTCTGGCTAAAGAGTTGAATGTTCCGGTAGTGGCACTTTCTCAGCTTAACCGTTCATTGGAGCAACGGGCAGATAAACGACCAGTTAACTCAGATTTGCGTGAATCGGGATCGATCGAGCAGGATGCCGACCTTATTATGTTTATTTATCGTGATGAGGTTTATCACCCGGATAGCACGCTAAAAGGAATTGCAGAAATCATTATAGGTAAACAGCGTAACGGCCCGATCGGTTCAGTTCGCTTAACCTTCCAGGGGCAGTTCTCCCGTTTCGATAACTATGCGGGACCTGCATTTGACGACGAATAA
- the alr gene encoding alanine racemase → MSNIKAATACIDLDALKSNFHKIAAQAPDSKLIAIIKANAYGHGILNIANSIKSADAFGVARIEEALQLKAAGIVKPVILLEGFYFAEDLHILSANNLHTTVHNIEQLEALEKAELDSPVKVWLKVDTGMHRLGIKPEEYQMFLQRLNQCKNVIKPVNVMSHFACADDLDNPVTPDQIELFLSLTKECEGERSLAASAGILAWPESRLEWNRPGIILYGVSPFNDKPAKELGYSAVMTLKSCLIAVREVKAGEKVGYGGVWTCEKDTKVGVIAVGYGDGYPRMAPNGTPVWVNGRIVPLSGRVSMDMLTVDLGIDATDKVGDEAILWGKELPAEVVASHIGTIGYELVTKLTSRVEMKYLSHKS, encoded by the coding sequence ATGAGCAATATTAAAGCAGCAACAGCCTGTATCGATCTCGATGCACTTAAGTCTAACTTTCATAAAATTGCCGCGCAGGCGCCTGACAGTAAGCTGATTGCCATTATTAAGGCTAATGCATACGGGCACGGCATACTAAATATAGCTAACAGCATCAAATCTGCTGATGCCTTTGGTGTTGCGCGTATTGAAGAGGCGTTGCAATTAAAAGCGGCCGGAATAGTAAAGCCTGTTATCCTGCTGGAAGGTTTCTACTTTGCTGAAGACCTGCACATATTGTCGGCTAATAACCTGCATACCACAGTGCACAATATTGAACAGCTGGAAGCACTGGAAAAAGCCGAGCTGGATTCACCTGTTAAGGTATGGCTGAAGGTGGATACCGGAATGCACCGCCTTGGTATCAAGCCGGAAGAGTACCAGATGTTTTTGCAGCGACTAAATCAATGTAAAAACGTGATTAAACCTGTCAATGTGATGAGTCACTTCGCCTGTGCTGATGACTTAGATAATCCGGTGACTCCCGATCAGATCGAACTGTTTTTATCCCTGACGAAAGAGTGTGAAGGTGAGCGCTCACTAGCTGCCTCGGCCGGTATTCTTGCCTGGCCGGAAAGCCGATTAGAGTGGAACCGCCCGGGAATTATCCTTTATGGTGTATCTCCGTTTAATGATAAGCCGGCCAAAGAACTGGGCTACTCTGCTGTGATGACCCTTAAATCTTGCCTGATCGCGGTAAGGGAAGTGAAAGCCGGTGAAAAGGTCGGATATGGCGGTGTCTGGACTTGTGAAAAAGATACCAAAGTTGGTGTGATTGCTGTCGGTTATGGCGATGGTTACCCGAGAATGGCGCCGAATGGTACGCCGGTCTGGGTAAATGGCAGAATAGTGCCACTGTCCGGCCGTGTTTCCATGGATATGTTGACAGTTGATCTCGGTATTGATGCTACAGATAAAGTCGGAGATGAGGCTATTCTGTGGGGTAAGGAGCTACCGGCAGAAGTCGTCGCCAGCCATATAGGCACAATTGGTTATGAACTGGTAACTAAGCTGACATCCAGAGTGGAAATGAAATATCTCTCCCATAAGAGCTAA
- the rpsF gene encoding 30S ribosomal protein S6, producing the protein MRHYEIVFMVHPDQSEQVAGMIERYTGSITEAGGTVHRLEDWGRRQMAYPINKLHKAHYVLMNVEADQAVIDELETAFRFNDAVLRNMIMRTKTAVTEQSIMLKQKEERAERAPRREERSEAKPEAKPEAAE; encoded by the coding sequence ATGCGTCATTACGAAATCGTATTCATGGTGCACCCTGATCAAAGCGAGCAAGTTGCTGGCATGATCGAGCGTTACACTGGTTCTATCACAGAAGCTGGCGGTACTGTACACCGTCTGGAAGACTGGGGTCGTCGTCAAATGGCTTACCCAATCAACAAGCTTCACAAAGCACACTACGTTCTTATGAACGTTGAAGCTGACCAAGCTGTGATTGATGAGCTAGAGACTGCTTTCCGTTTTAACGATGCAGTTCTTCGTAACATGATCATGCGTACTAAAACTGCTGTAACTGAACAATCTATTATGCTTAAGCAGAAAGAAGAGCGTGCAGAGCGTGCTCCTCGTCGTGAAGAGCGTTCAGAAGCTAAGCCTGAAGCTAAGCCAGAAGCAGCTGAGTAA
- a CDS encoding secondary thiamine-phosphate synthase enzyme YjbQ has translation MWTQKIIQLKPRERGFHLISDEIEQHIPEITNLSIGTVHLFIQHTSASLTLNENADPTVRNDMESHFNRFVPENAPYYLHTYEGQDDMPAHIKASILGSSVTIPISAGRLALGTWQGIYLGEHRNHGGSRRVVATINGK, from the coding sequence ATGTGGACGCAAAAAATAATTCAGCTAAAGCCAAGAGAACGGGGCTTTCATTTGATTTCTGATGAAATTGAACAACATATTCCGGAAATAACTAACCTTTCTATCGGCACCGTCCATCTGTTTATACAACACACTTCTGCCAGCTTAACCTTAAATGAAAATGCCGATCCTACCGTGCGCAATGATATGGAGAGTCATTTCAATCGCTTTGTGCCTGAGAACGCCCCCTACTACCTGCACACCTACGAAGGACAGGATGATATGCCGGCACATATAAAAGCCTCTATTCTGGGTAGCAGTGTGACCATTCCAATTTCAGCAGGAAGGCTGGCATTAGGAACATGGCAGGGTATTTATCTGGGAGAGCACAGAAACCACGGTGGTTCACGAAGAGTTGTCGCCACAATTAATGGTAAATAA
- the rplI gene encoding 50S ribosomal protein L9: MQVILLDKIGNLGGLGDTVNVKSGYARNFLIPQNKAVMATKANVEMFEARRAELEAKVAEQLSAAQARAEKVEALEAIVIASKAGDEGKLFGSIGTRDIADAVTAAGVEVAKSEVRLPEGALRNTGEFEISIQLHSEVFATIKLEVVAAE, translated from the coding sequence ATGCAAGTTATTCTACTTGATAAAATCGGTAACCTGGGTGGTCTTGGTGACACTGTAAACGTTAAATCTGGTTACGCTCGTAACTTCCTTATCCCTCAGAATAAGGCAGTAATGGCTACTAAAGCTAACGTTGAAATGTTCGAAGCTCGTCGTGCTGAACTAGAAGCTAAAGTTGCTGAGCAACTGTCTGCTGCACAAGCTCGTGCAGAGAAAGTTGAAGCTCTTGAAGCTATCGTTATCGCTTCTAAAGCTGGTGACGAAGGTAAACTATTCGGTTCTATCGGTACTCGTGACATCGCTGACGCAGTAACTGCTGCTGGCGTTGAAGTTGCTAAGAGCGAAGTTCGCCTGCCTGAAGGTGCTCTACGTAACACTGGTGAGTTTGAAATCAGCATCCAGCTTCACTCTGAAGTATTTGCTACTATCAAACTAGAAGTTGTTGCTGCTGAGTAA